The Mesorhizobium sp. M1D.F.Ca.ET.043.01.1.1 genome contains a region encoding:
- the ugpC gene encoding sn-glycerol-3-phosphate ABC transporter ATP-binding protein UgpC: MASVAIGDVYKSFGATQILHGVSVDIDDGEFVTLVGPSGCGKSTLLRMIAGLEKISRGHISIGSRIVNDVAPKERDVAMVFQNYALYPHMTVAENMAFSLMLKGVPKAESDTGVKRAAEILGLVPLLSRYPRQLSGGQRQRVAMGRAIVRNPQVFLFDEPLSNLDAKLRVQMRAEIKELHQRLKTTTVYVTHDQIEAMTMADKIVVMHDGVVEQIGPPLELYDRPNNLFVASFIGSPAMNLLKGTFANDGAPSFRGAGGVSVPLPKPPSIGNGEAIVLGVRPEHLRLAEDGIPVTVVVIEPTGSEVQIIGRTAGGEDIVANFRERHSFAPGDTIRLSVEPGPIHLFHGETGQRIEAAR, translated from the coding sequence ATGGCGTCTGTCGCGATTGGCGATGTCTACAAATCGTTCGGGGCTACCCAGATCCTGCATGGCGTCAGCGTCGACATAGACGACGGCGAGTTCGTCACGCTGGTCGGACCCTCCGGCTGCGGAAAATCGACGCTTCTGAGGATGATCGCCGGACTGGAAAAGATCTCGCGCGGCCATATCTCGATCGGCAGCCGAATCGTCAACGACGTTGCGCCAAAGGAGCGCGACGTGGCCATGGTGTTCCAGAACTACGCGCTCTATCCGCACATGACCGTTGCCGAGAACATGGCGTTCTCGCTCATGCTCAAGGGCGTCCCGAAGGCGGAAAGCGATACGGGGGTGAAGCGGGCGGCCGAAATCCTCGGGCTGGTGCCGCTTTTGTCGCGCTATCCGCGCCAGCTTTCGGGCGGCCAACGGCAGCGCGTCGCCATGGGCCGGGCCATCGTGCGCAATCCGCAGGTGTTCCTGTTCGACGAACCGCTCTCGAACCTCGACGCAAAGCTGAGGGTGCAGATGCGCGCCGAGATCAAGGAACTGCACCAGCGGCTGAAGACCACGACGGTCTATGTCACGCACGACCAGATCGAGGCCATGACCATGGCCGACAAGATCGTGGTCATGCATGACGGGGTCGTGGAGCAGATCGGACCGCCGCTGGAACTCTACGACCGGCCGAACAACCTCTTCGTCGCGAGCTTCATCGGCTCGCCCGCCATGAACCTGCTCAAGGGCACGTTCGCCAACGACGGCGCGCCGTCGTTCCGGGGCGCGGGAGGCGTCTCCGTGCCTCTGCCGAAACCACCTTCGATCGGCAACGGCGAGGCTATCGTGCTCGGAGTGCGACCCGAGCATCTGCGGCTGGCCGAGGACGGCATTCCGGTGACGGTGGTGGTGATCGAGCCGACCGGCTCGGAGGTGCAGATCATCGGCCGGACGGCCGGCGGCGAGGATATCGTCGCCAATTTCCGGGAGCGCCATTCCTTCGCGCCGGGAGACACCATCCGGCTGTCGGTCGAGCCAGGGCCCATCCATCTGTTCCACGGCGAAACCGGCCAGCGGATCGAAGCGGCGCGATAA
- a CDS encoding LuxR C-terminal-related transcriptional regulator, translated as MNHDATPTPSALSPGKPLPALSERERAVAEKFAAGLTYREIGEALVIAPSTVRTHLAAIYEKLGVRSKVALAMHINAIGTAPAGPPAVTDASPVLAIFPIECLSADEHWRRFADGLSSDITVDLARYADLPVVAFHTMKALGSKPADFAADGKALGAAYILSGQLRADARRVRLTMELADARTGVSLWSERFDRPVEDIFALQDSLTESVINVLAGCFGAIATVGRNAIRRKPPASLRAYDCYLLGVEQHNTFSRSGNREAIRLFSRALELDPTLVRAWTELAYAYSIEACNGYGDDLNASIGKWRWAVENALRFDPSDSAAYTCFGDLMGCLGDLEAAESAHRRAFECGANHADTLALLAGSRALVAGDPAEAIPLIERAMRLNPIAPPWYFGMQGRVLFAAGRHREAIAALRRSTPDSPHVLIFLMLAHATLGDGPEAAAIAARLRAEFPGFSVEGFISGYPVTNPGAVRAIREAAKLVPIR; from the coding sequence ATGAACCACGACGCGACGCCCACACCGTCCGCGCTTTCGCCGGGCAAGCCCTTGCCGGCCTTATCCGAGCGCGAACGCGCCGTGGCGGAAAAATTCGCGGCCGGCCTGACCTATCGCGAGATCGGCGAGGCGCTGGTCATCGCGCCGTCCACCGTGCGCACCCATCTCGCGGCGATCTATGAAAAGCTTGGCGTGCGCAGCAAGGTCGCGCTCGCCATGCACATCAACGCCATCGGCACGGCGCCGGCCGGGCCGCCGGCCGTGACCGACGCTTCGCCCGTGCTGGCGATATTTCCCATCGAATGCCTGAGCGCCGACGAGCACTGGCGCCGCTTTGCCGACGGCCTGTCGTCGGACATCACGGTCGACCTTGCGCGCTACGCGGATCTGCCGGTCGTTGCCTTCCACACCATGAAGGCGCTGGGCAGCAAGCCGGCCGATTTCGCCGCCGACGGCAAGGCCCTGGGCGCGGCTTATATTCTGTCCGGCCAGTTGCGCGCCGACGCGCGGCGCGTGCGGCTGACGATGGAACTCGCCGATGCGCGCACCGGCGTCAGCCTGTGGAGCGAACGCTTCGACCGGCCCGTGGAGGACATCTTCGCGCTGCAGGACAGCCTGACCGAAAGCGTCATCAACGTGCTTGCCGGCTGTTTCGGCGCGATCGCCACGGTCGGCCGCAATGCGATCCGCCGCAAGCCGCCGGCCAGCCTACGCGCTTATGACTGCTATCTCTTGGGTGTCGAGCAGCACAACACCTTCAGCCGCAGCGGCAACAGGGAGGCCATCAGGCTGTTCTCACGCGCGCTCGAGCTTGACCCGACCCTGGTCAGGGCCTGGACCGAACTCGCCTATGCCTATTCGATCGAAGCGTGCAACGGGTACGGCGACGACCTGAACGCCTCGATCGGGAAATGGCGCTGGGCGGTCGAGAACGCGCTGCGGTTCGACCCGAGCGACAGCGCCGCGTACACCTGCTTCGGCGATCTCATGGGCTGCCTTGGCGATCTCGAGGCGGCCGAAAGTGCCCACCGGCGCGCCTTCGAATGCGGCGCCAACCATGCCGACACGCTGGCACTGCTTGCCGGCAGCAGGGCGCTGGTCGCCGGCGATCCGGCCGAAGCCATCCCGCTCATCGAGCGCGCCATGCGCCTCAACCCGATCGCGCCGCCTTGGTATTTCGGCATGCAGGGCCGCGTCCTGTTCGCGGCCGGCAGGCACCGAGAAGCCATAGCCGCGCTGCGGCGGAGCACGCCGGATTCGCCGCATGTGCTGATCTTCCTGATGCTCGCTCATGCCACGCTGGGCGACGGCCCGGAGGCCGCCGCCATCGCGGCCCGGCTGCGCGCGGAATTTCCCGGCTTCTCGGTGGAGGGTTTCATCTCGGGCTATCCCGTCACCAATCCGGGTGCCGTGCGCGCCATCCGCGAGGCAGCGAAGCTGGTTCCGATCCGGTAG
- a CDS encoding DUF1127 domain-containing protein, producing the protein MMKPTLNTISDFHGAVRLDVRDPPTGEGLLPRRPGLFGLFAVWRERARFRAELALKARDTPYLIGDIGLTMDDVREELAKPFWRR; encoded by the coding sequence ATGATGAAACCGACGTTGAACACGATTTCCGACTTCCACGGCGCCGTGCGCCTCGATGTCCGCGACCCGCCGACCGGCGAAGGCCTGTTGCCCCGCCGTCCCGGCCTGTTCGGCCTTTTCGCCGTGTGGCGCGAGCGGGCCCGCTTCCGCGCGGAGCTGGCGCTCAAGGCGCGCGACACGCCATATCTGATCGGCGATATCGGCCTGACGATGGACGACGTGCGCGAGGAACTGGCGAAACCGTTCTGGCGGCGATAG
- a CDS encoding carbohydrate ABC transporter permease: MAAIKEVERMDTDEGGMGYLQSLPRRVVTVYLPLLVFLIVLLFPFYWMTITAVKPNVEMTDYVNYNPFWVVHPTLEHIRYLLLDTSYPGWLFNTVIISTAATFLSLAAAVLAAYAIERLRFSGARQVGLAVFLAYLVPPSILFIPLSVMVFNLGLYDTPFALILTYPTFLIPFCTWLLMGYFRSIPFELEECALIDGATRWQILTKIVLPLSVPGLISAGIFAFTLSWNEFIYALTFIQSSEKKTVPVGVLTELVRSDVYEWGALMAGALIGSLPVVVLYSFFVEHYVSSMTGAVKE, from the coding sequence ATGGCCGCGATCAAGGAAGTCGAGCGCATGGACACCGACGAAGGCGGCATGGGCTACCTGCAAAGCCTGCCGCGCCGCGTGGTGACGGTCTATCTGCCGCTGCTGGTGTTTCTGATCGTGCTGTTGTTTCCGTTCTACTGGATGACGATCACGGCGGTTAAGCCCAATGTCGAGATGACCGACTATGTGAACTACAACCCGTTCTGGGTGGTGCATCCGACGCTGGAGCACATACGCTACCTGCTCCTCGATACCTCTTATCCCGGCTGGCTCTTCAACACGGTGATCATCTCCACCGCCGCCACCTTCCTGTCGCTGGCGGCCGCGGTGCTTGCCGCCTACGCGATCGAAAGGCTGCGGTTCTCGGGGGCGCGGCAGGTCGGTCTTGCCGTCTTCCTTGCCTATCTGGTGCCGCCCTCGATCCTGTTCATCCCGCTGTCGGTGATGGTGTTCAACCTCGGCCTCTACGACACGCCGTTCGCGCTGATCCTCACCTACCCGACCTTCCTGATCCCGTTCTGCACCTGGCTCCTGATGGGCTACTTCCGCTCGATCCCGTTCGAGCTGGAGGAATGCGCGCTCATTGACGGAGCAACTCGCTGGCAGATCCTCACCAAGATCGTGCTGCCGCTGTCGGTCCCTGGCCTGATCTCGGCCGGCATCTTCGCCTTCACGCTCTCCTGGAACGAGTTCATCTACGCGCTGACCTTCATCCAGTCATCCGAGAAGAAGACGGTGCCGGTCGGCGTGCTCACCGAGCTCGTCCGCTCCGACGTCTATGAATGGGGAGCGTTGATGGCAGGCGCGCTGATTGGCTCGCTGCCGGTGGTGGTGCTCTATTCCTTCTTCGTCGAGCACTATGTGTCCTCGATGACCGGCGCGGTGAAGGAATAA
- a CDS encoding sugar ABC transporter permease codes for MAVPSVAVQQRPSMLSRLAESRNTLGLGFMLPAAALLLVFLTYPLGLGIWLGFTDTRIGRPGIFIGAENYEYLWSDSVFWLSVFNTLLYTVSASILKFVLGLWLALILNEKLPFKSFFRAVVLLPWVVPTVLSAIAFWWIYDSQFSILSWALQQMGLIDHRINFLGDPTNARASVIAANVWRGIPFVAITLLAGLQTIPQSLYEAATLDGASRWQLFRHVTLPLLTPIIAITMTFSVLFTFTDFQLIYVLTRGGPVNATHLMATLSFQRGISGGQLGEGAAIAVAMIPFLLAAILFSYFGLQRRRWQQGGGD; via the coding sequence ATGGCCGTGCCATCCGTTGCCGTTCAGCAACGTCCGTCGATGCTTTCGCGGCTCGCAGAAAGCCGCAACACCCTCGGCCTCGGCTTCATGCTGCCGGCGGCGGCGCTGCTCCTGGTCTTTCTCACCTATCCGCTGGGCCTCGGCATATGGCTCGGCTTCACCGATACGCGCATCGGCCGCCCGGGCATCTTCATCGGCGCCGAGAACTATGAGTATCTGTGGAGCGACAGCGTATTCTGGCTCTCGGTCTTCAACACGCTGCTCTACACGGTCAGCGCTTCGATCCTGAAGTTCGTGCTGGGCCTCTGGCTGGCGCTCATCCTCAACGAGAAACTGCCCTTCAAGTCGTTCTTCCGCGCGGTGGTGCTGCTGCCCTGGGTGGTGCCGACGGTGCTGTCGGCCATCGCCTTCTGGTGGATCTACGATTCACAGTTCTCGATCCTGTCCTGGGCGCTGCAGCAGATGGGACTGATCGACCATCGCATCAACTTTCTCGGCGACCCGACCAATGCGCGCGCTTCCGTTATCGCGGCCAATGTCTGGCGCGGCATTCCCTTCGTCGCCATCACGCTGCTTGCCGGCCTGCAGACGATCCCGCAATCGCTCTATGAAGCCGCTACGCTCGACGGCGCCAGCCGCTGGCAACTGTTCCGCCATGTGACGCTGCCGCTTCTGACGCCGATCATCGCCATCACCATGACGTTTTCGGTACTGTTCACCTTCACCGATTTCCAGCTGATCTATGTGCTGACCCGCGGCGGGCCGGTGAACGCCACGCATCTGATGGCGACATTGTCGTTCCAGCGCGGCATCTCAGGGGGCCAGCTCGGCGAAGGCGCTGCGATCGCCGTCGCCATGATCCCCTTCCTGCTGGCGGCGATCCTGTTCAGCTATTTTGGCCTGCAACGGCGCAGGTGGCAGCAAGGCGGCGGAGACTGA
- a CDS encoding ABC transporter substrate-binding protein — translation MKFTRRDVIRTTAGAAAGALGSRFVGSAAFAQDALTYKPEDGAKLRLLRWSPFVQGDEDQWLKNTKRFTEATGVEVRVDKESWEDIRPKAAVAANVGSGPDLMLVWFDDPHQYPDKLLDVTELGDYLGKKYGGWHDGPKQYATREGKFLGLPLATIGNAIVYRESWVKEAGFSEFPKDTAGFLELCKALKAKGHPAGFTHGHGVGDGNNYAHWLLWSHGGQMVDEKGKVTINSPETLKAIEYAQELYKTFIPGTESWLDVNNNRAFLAGEVSVIANGISVYNTAKVNKDKDPKLTEIAKDMRTTNLPIGPVGKSVELFQVTTAVIFNYTPYPNAAKAYLQFMFEDPQMSDWITSSAGYCCQTLKAFDSNPVWKADPNNAAYAKASATLRPNGYAGPLGYASAATMADYVLVDMFAKAVTGQATPQEAMEEAEKRANRYYRV, via the coding sequence ATGAAGTTCACCAGACGCGACGTGATCCGCACGACCGCCGGCGCGGCCGCCGGAGCCTTGGGCAGCCGCTTTGTCGGCTCGGCGGCCTTTGCGCAGGACGCCCTCACCTACAAGCCCGAGGACGGTGCGAAGCTCAGGCTGCTGCGCTGGTCGCCCTTCGTGCAGGGCGACGAGGACCAGTGGCTGAAGAACACCAAGCGGTTCACCGAGGCCACCGGCGTGGAGGTCCGCGTCGACAAGGAAAGCTGGGAGGATATCCGGCCGAAGGCGGCGGTTGCCGCCAATGTCGGCTCCGGCCCCGACCTGATGCTGGTCTGGTTCGACGATCCGCACCAATATCCCGACAAGCTGCTCGACGTGACCGAACTCGGCGACTATCTCGGCAAGAAATATGGCGGCTGGCACGATGGGCCGAAGCAGTATGCGACGCGCGAGGGCAAGTTCCTCGGCCTGCCGCTTGCCACCATCGGCAACGCCATCGTCTATCGCGAAAGCTGGGTGAAGGAGGCCGGTTTCTCGGAATTTCCGAAGGACACGGCCGGCTTTCTCGAACTTTGCAAGGCGCTCAAGGCGAAGGGCCATCCGGCCGGCTTCACGCATGGCCACGGCGTCGGCGACGGCAACAATTACGCGCATTGGCTGCTGTGGAGCCATGGCGGCCAGATGGTCGACGAGAAAGGCAAGGTGACGATCAACAGCCCCGAGACCCTGAAGGCGATCGAATACGCGCAGGAGCTCTACAAGACCTTCATCCCGGGCACGGAAAGCTGGCTCGACGTCAACAACAACCGCGCCTTCCTGGCCGGCGAAGTGAGCGTCATCGCCAACGGCATCTCCGTTTACAACACGGCCAAGGTCAACAAGGACAAGGATCCGAAACTGACCGAAATCGCCAAGGACATGCGCACGACCAACCTGCCGATCGGTCCGGTCGGGAAATCGGTCGAGCTGTTCCAGGTGACCACGGCCGTCATCTTCAACTACACGCCCTACCCCAACGCGGCCAAAGCCTATCTGCAGTTCATGTTCGAGGATCCGCAAATGTCGGACTGGATCACCTCGTCGGCCGGCTATTGCTGCCAGACGCTGAAGGCCTTCGACAGCAACCCGGTGTGGAAGGCCGATCCGAACAATGCGGCTTACGCGAAAGCCTCGGCGACGCTGCGTCCCAACGGCTATGCCGGGCCGCTCGGCTATGCCTCGGCGGCGACCATGGCCGACTATGTGCTGGTCGACATGTTCGCCAAGGCCGTGACGGGCCAGGCCACGCCGCAGGAGGCAATGGAAGAGGCGGAGAAGCGCGCCAACCGCTACTATCGCGTTTGA
- a CDS encoding DUF922 domain-containing protein encodes MKPALLLSALLLATPALADWKPVEKVETYAISGQTVEALYVSIGEKGPVIGKDSAGNERRAIAHTFFKLTWQRDYRPQGGACVLKTARPKLIITYTLPKPAGKLAPAVQARWNAFADGLAAHEKVHGAGIVGMVDKIVAFSTGLTVADDPGCTKIRAELTQYLDQLSRAQRQASHDFDKAEFGQGGNLQKLIAAFLIGG; translated from the coding sequence ATGAAACCCGCCCTGCTGCTTTCCGCCCTGCTGCTCGCCACGCCCGCTCTCGCCGACTGGAAGCCGGTTGAGAAGGTCGAGACCTATGCAATCTCGGGGCAAACGGTGGAGGCGCTCTATGTCTCGATCGGCGAGAAAGGCCCGGTGATCGGCAAGGATTCGGCCGGCAATGAGCGGCGGGCGATCGCGCACACTTTCTTCAAGCTGACCTGGCAGCGGGACTACCGGCCGCAAGGCGGTGCCTGCGTGCTGAAGACGGCGCGGCCAAAACTCATCATCACCTATACGCTGCCCAAACCCGCCGGGAAACTTGCCCCCGCCGTGCAGGCGCGCTGGAATGCGTTTGCCGATGGTCTCGCCGCGCATGAGAAGGTGCACGGCGCCGGCATCGTCGGCATGGTGGACAAGATCGTCGCCTTCAGCACTGGCCTCACCGTCGCCGACGACCCCGGCTGCACGAAGATCAGGGCGGAGCTGACGCAATATCTCGACCAGCTCTCCAGGGCCCAGCGCCAGGCCAGCCACGATTTCGACAAGGCGGAGTTCGGCCAGGGCGGAAATTTGCAGAAGCTGATCGCGGCGTTTTTGATCGGGGGCTGA